From the Ignavibacteriales bacterium genome, the window AAATTAAATTGCATGTCGAATGCTTCGTATTCGTCAGTGCTGTACCGCCTGTCAAATATACCGTTGAGCGATGTGGTAAGTATCTGCTTTGCCTGCTCCTCGGGGGCGTGACCTTCGTACTCAGCCGCGAATCCGCCTATATGTAAACCGTCGGATTTCCTTCTTACCTGTATCCTGCCGACACCTGCGGTCAACTGGTCTCCCTGCTTTCCGTTTATCTGAGCCATGATCGTCTCAAGTGCTGCTCCGTGATGCATGTATTTAGTCAGGTCGTCATATGGTGATTCCACTGATTCTGGGGGAAGTACCGATGTGTATTTGAGGATGTTAAAATTATCTATGCCGGCTTCGAGAAGTGCAAGGTCATATGAACCAGTTTCCCACGGGTCGATACCGCTTCCCAGGTCTGTTTCACCGAATCCGGTATTAACAAAATAATCTTTTGGGATCCTTGTCCCGTATACTACTCCGTTCATGAAAATCCTCCTTTACTTTTTATTTTGATATTAGTTTGCTTTCTTTTTATCCCAGGGCATTTGTCCCGGGTAGATCACCTCTGCAAGCGATGAAAATATTCTATCCGCTACTCCGCCCGTAGGTCCGAACATGTTCACATTCAAGATGAACATTGCATCCAGTTCCGGTGAATAATACATACTTGTATTAAATCCCGTGATACCGCCATTATGCCCGTAAAACGATCCTATCTTTAGTATAGCCAGCCCGTACCCCAAAAATGGCGCTGTACCGGTAGGGATTGTCTTCAAACGCTCTGCCTGCATAGTATCGCTTAATAGCTCACCGGAGTCCAGTGCCTTCACATAGACTGTTAGATCTCCTATTGTGGAAATCATGCACCCTGCCGCTCCTGTTATAGTGGGGCTGATCTTTGTTGCGTCCTCGACTTTTCCTGTGCTGTCCTTCATATATCCGTGGCAATACGGTTCCGGCATGTCCGGTGTTACGGGAACTATTGTATTTTTAAGACCGAGCTTCTTTATTATTCTGTTGTCGATTTCATTTTGCCATTTACCATTCGTTACTTTATCTATTATCATTCCGAGTAATAGATAATTTGTGTTGGAGTAATGATACTTGCCGGGTTCACCGGGCGGGAACATTGGCGGAAGCTTTATCGCAATACTTAATATCTCATCATCCGTATATTCCTTCAGCCTCTCATAAAAAAATGCGTTGTCCAGTTCAGGCGCGTTCAGGTAATCCTGTAGTCCGCTTGTCATGTTCAATAGCTCTCTCATCGTAATATCTTTTGCGTTTGGCACCTGCGGGTAATATTTATCCAGCTTGTCGTTAAGTGCTATCTTACCTTCATCGCATAATTGCAGGAACACCGTCCCGATAAATGTTTTTGTTATGCTTCCTATCCTGATATAATCAGTCAGTTCGCGCGGTTTTTGAGTGCTCAGGTCTGAGACGCCTTTGTTAAAGGTTGTCGAGCCCTTATCCTTTATCCAAATTCCTCCCGATATCCCCGGTATGCTGTCATTGAGCATTGCCTGGTTTAGCACGGAATCTATCCCTGCGGTTATCTCCGCTGAGAATTTACTCTCGTTCGTTTTTGTCGAGGAAGTGTCGCTGTCCTTTATATCGTAGTCCCTTTTATTTTCACCGCATCCAAATATGATTAGAATGGAAAAAATTAAAACTATGCTGGAAAACTTGTGCAGTTTCATTTGAAGGTCTTTTAAGGAGGTTAGTATAAGGTTTTCTTAATTTAACAATATTGTATATAAATTAACATGTCGTAATTCCTTGTTTAAAAAATCCATCATGGCTAATATAATGCCGGGGTGAATGTAACTTAACTTTACGGAGGATGTTTTGAAAAAACTTTACTTATCGGTAATATTCCTGATTGTTTTCTGTGGTAATGTATTTTCACAGTCTTATCTGAATTTCCCCATTGATACGCTCGCCAGCGACAGTTTTTATAATTATCGCGCTCAGATAAAATACGATGCTAACGGCTTTTACCATATTGTAAATTCGCGCCAATTCGATGTCGCAAGCAACACCCGGGAGATCTTTTATTGGACGAATAAGAACGGTCCCGTGGAAAAAACAAGAGTGACGGATAATTCCGTCGATGATAACTATGCTACCGTAGGATTCGATACGCAGAATAATGTGCATATCGGGTGGGAAAGGCGTGATGCAGGAAATCTCTTCCAGGTTATATATACTAATGACAGACCGGGAAATTTCACAAATACCATCTGGATAACTACCGGCGGAATAAACAAAGCCACACCTTACATGGCTGTCGGAAAAGATTCTCTTGTTCACTTTGTCTACTATACGTTCGTTGCCGGGCAGGATAATGCATATTACCGTAATTACAATTTCATTACTAACCAGCTTGGTAATGAGATCACTCTTGGACCGGGTGAAGCTTCCGGCGAGAATGACATAGAGGTCGCCGTCGATGGGCTTAATAAAGTCCACGTCGTTTATACAACCAATAGCTCCGCTCTTAATGGGGGTGCCTTGATGTATTTTAATAACGAGGCCGGTTCGCTCGTCAGCATACCGACCGGGTTAAACGCGAACATACAAAACCCCGACATTACAATAGACAATAGTAACACTGTTTACATTATATATAAACTGTCCACCGATGATAGGATCTACATGATATCCCGTCCGTCCGGAGGAAGTTTCACTGCCCCCGTCGCGATCGTTCCTGCAAGCGTGGGCAATCCCGTCTTTTGGCGGGGCATTGATACCGATTCTAACGGACGTCTCTACGTCTCATACGCAAACAACAGCTCCTCCGCAACCAAAGGATTTTTCCTCGTCCACGGTACGGGAAGCAACTTCTCACAGCCGATACTCGTCTTCCAGGACAGTACCGCCAGCTACATTACTAACGGCTCGACGTCTATCACCGCTAAGGGTAACGGTGAGATAGCCGTTTGTTTCGGACCCGCCGGGTCGAGATTCGGGAATGTCATCTCCGACATCTTCCTCAAACAGGGGACGCTCACCGTTACCGGTATTACCGAACCCCTGAATACCGTCTCGGAATTTAAACTTTATGACAATTACCCAAATCCTTTCAATCCCTCAACAAGTATTCGCTATTCGTTACCCGTGAGCGCAAATGTTAGCCTTGCCATTTATGACGTGAATGGTAAGATAGTAAAGACTCTTGTCAGCAGGTATCAGGAAGCAGGCAATTACTCGATTAATTTCGACGCGGGTGACCTTACTACCGGAGTATATTTCTACAAATTGCAGGCAGGGGAGTTTACCGAAAGTAAAAAAATGATGTTGGTAAAATAAGAGTCTATAAAAAACAAAGCCCCGCGGTTAATTAAAACCACGGGGCTTCTTTTTATTTCTATCTCTTATTTAGAAATCAAATCCTATCGAAATATAATACTTCGGTGCCGAGAACTTATCCAGGTTATAGCTCCATGCCACGTCGAACATCAACGGCAAGTTAAGGAACACTGCCCGCGTTCCTATACCAAATCCCGTTAGCAGGTCTCTCGTTACCAATTTTCCTGATGCATCATCCTGGAATAGTTGTAGCGGGTTGCTGTCGCTCCACGCCGTACCTGCATCCATAAATAATACACCCTCTATATTCTGGAATCCTATCGGCAATAATCCGAGTATCAAATATCTTATTATCGGGAACCTAAGCTCGGCATTCATCAGCGCGTATCGCGATCCCGATTTTGCGTCATAGTCATATCCCCTGAGAGGAAGTCCCGGTGTCGAAAATACGTATTCTTCTATATCCGATATTGGGATGTTGTTGTTCGCGAAGTCTCTGTTGATCCAGTTCGGTACACCGCCGATGTAAAATCTCATCGGGTTAGGTCCAAAGCTTGCTCCGCCCGCAAATCTTAGCGCGAAACTGTATCCGTCCGCGATCTTAAAATACGTCCTGTAATCCAGCAGTCCCGAAACGAATCCTACTCCGTTCTCGCCGATCTTTGGAGTACCAAGTGCGGATATGTTATATCGTGTACCCTTTACCGGGGTTATGTAATCGAATAACGTGTTATCGTGAACAAAGCTCATCGACGGGATGAATAGGTTCTTTTCCTCTATCGGCTCGCTCGAATCGTCGAGATTTTCCTTTGATACGTGCATCGCTGTTATTCCGCCGTCTATTCTCTTGAATCTGGAGAATGGATATGATGCCGCGAGGTTAAGCCCGAAGCTCCTGTACCTGTACAGCTGGTCACCAAAACCAAGTCCTCTGTCATAGAGCAGGAATCTTGCCGTATGGAATAACTGCGCGCCGAGGTCTAGTCTCATCGGCAGATAATAATATCCTACCGCGTAGTCACTGTTCTTAAGGTCTATCACCATCGAGGTCAGTATCTGTATCCTGTGGTTTCCGAGCAGATCGCTGAAGGCTATCGTTGCCGTTCCCTGTACACCGTAATAGCTGGAATAGTCTGCTGCTCCGTATACTATGTCTGGTGTGAATTTTATCTTATAATTGTGGATCTTGTACGACCCGTCATCGTTTGTATTATCCGCTACCTTAAAGTTCGTATTAGTCTTGTACAGCGAATCCAGGTAGTTCGTTCTTACTTTTTCGTCTTTATTATCTTTAAAGCTCAGCTTAATGTCATTTCCATAAAGCCCTTTCACCGTGTCGCTCTTCACTATCTCCGTCGAATCTTCCGTCATCAGGCTGTCGTTCGTCGTTAGCCCGGTCGAATCCATTTCCGGCACTATTGGCGCTTGAGCCATCGTGTCGTTGGTATTGTTTGTCTTTATTACAAGACCTTCGCTGTTCACGTTGCCGTACTTTTTCATTACGTATTCCGTCGGCACCAGCTTGTCCATACCTATATCTCTTTCGAACGGATTATTCATCGAGTAAATATCATATCCGCCTTTGTTCAGCGCCACGAAGAGCATCTTCTTCCCGTCCTTTGATACCGAGATCTGGTCGAGTGGGTTGAGCGAATTAGTGATTGGCTTGTCTATTGGTGCGCCTGTTGTGTCATAATGTCGCAGGTATAGATTGCTTATACCGTTTACGTCTGAGATATAAAGCATCTTATCACCATCTGGGCTTAGCTGGGCATATGATTGCTTTGAGAATGGGATATTGGTCTCTCTTATTACATGACCGGTCTGAACTTCGACTTTATATATATCTTCCTGTGTCGGCTCGTAATCGTACATCTTAAAATCCGCCGGCACCATGTTCTTATCAACATAGTCTCCTCTGTCGGACGTGAAATAAATATATTTTCCGTCTGGCGACCATGTCGGGCTCATCTCCGAAAAGATATCATCCGTTAGGTTTTCCACCGAACCTGTCGAAAGGTCGTACGTATATATGTCCGACTCCCTGTCCGTCAAGCCCACATACGCAAGTTTATCTCCGTTCGGAGACCATGTTACGTAGGATATGTTATTGCTCTTTACTGGCAGTTTTTTCTCGTCACCTGACTTTACGTTAATGATGTATATAGCATCCCTGTCGCCTGCTTTTACACTGACAGCAAGCCTGCGTCCGTCTGGTGACCAGGACAGTCCCGGTGTTAGTATCTGCAGTTCCTCGAAATCGCTTCCCGTACTTCCGTTAATGACCTTCTGTATCACTTCACCCGTGTTTGCGTTTGCAATGAACACGTCGAACAGGTCATCGCGGTTTGAAATAAATGCGAACATGTTTCCGTTTGGCGAGATAACCGGGGACACGTTATAATAACCGCCGTCCCTCTCGTGATTCGTCAGCTGTTTTGAAAAGTCATCTACTTCCTCCCTAAAACTAATTCCGGGCCAGTATGTCTTCTTCAATTCCTTCTGCCACTTCTCACCTATTTTTTCGAGACTGATCTTATACGTTTCCTTAAATGCCGCATCCACGTCACCAAGTCCCTTGATGTTGTTCATCAGCTCGCCGATGGTTTCTTCTCCGTAATAATCTGCCAGCCACGCAAAGAAGCTCTGACCGGCGCGGTAAGCGA encodes:
- a CDS encoding pyruvoyl-dependent arginine decarboxylase — translated: MNGVVYGTRIPKDYFVNTGFGETDLGSGIDPWETGSYDLALLEAGIDNFNILKYTSVLPPESVESPYDDLTKYMHHGAALETIMAQINGKQGDQLTAGVGRIQVRRKSDGLHIGGFAAEYEGHAPEEQAKQILTTSLNGIFDRRYSTDEYEAFDMQFNLVSKIVQKKWATAIACIGFVTYIYPQYD
- a CDS encoding beta-lactamase family protein — its product is MKLHKFSSIVLIFSILIIFGCGENKRDYDIKDSDTSSTKTNESKFSAEITAGIDSVLNQAMLNDSIPGISGGIWIKDKGSTTFNKGVSDLSTQKPRELTDYIRIGSITKTFIGTVFLQLCDEGKIALNDKLDKYYPQVPNAKDITMRELLNMTSGLQDYLNAPELDNAFFYERLKEYTDDEILSIAIKLPPMFPPGEPGKYHYSNTNYLLLGMIIDKVTNGKWQNEIDNRIIKKLGLKNTIVPVTPDMPEPYCHGYMKDSTGKVEDATKISPTITGAAGCMISTIGDLTVYVKALDSGELLSDTMQAERLKTIPTGTAPFLGYGLAILKIGSFYGHNGGITGFNTSMYYSPELDAMFILNVNMFGPTGGVADRIFSSLAEVIYPGQMPWDKKKAN
- a CDS encoding T9SS type A sorting domain-containing protein — its product is MKKLYLSVIFLIVFCGNVFSQSYLNFPIDTLASDSFYNYRAQIKYDANGFYHIVNSRQFDVASNTREIFYWTNKNGPVEKTRVTDNSVDDNYATVGFDTQNNVHIGWERRDAGNLFQVIYTNDRPGNFTNTIWITTGGINKATPYMAVGKDSLVHFVYYTFVAGQDNAYYRNYNFITNQLGNEITLGPGEASGENDIEVAVDGLNKVHVVYTTNSSALNGGALMYFNNEAGSLVSIPTGLNANIQNPDITIDNSNTVYIIYKLSTDDRIYMISRPSGGSFTAPVAIVPASVGNPVFWRGIDTDSNGRLYVSYANNSSSATKGFFLVHGTGSNFSQPILVFQDSTASYITNGSTSITAKGNGEIAVCFGPAGSRFGNVISDIFLKQGTLTVTGITEPLNTVSEFKLYDNYPNPFNPSTSIRYSLPVSANVSLAIYDVNGKIVKTLVSRYQEAGNYSINFDAGDLTTGVYFYKLQAGEFTESKKMMLVK
- a CDS encoding PD40 domain-containing protein: MKKPNSTTALFVVLVSLLFTTLGSNTGYSQIDAVFGQNKVQYKTFKWKYLQSKHFDVYFYQGGEYIAEYTAKVAESSLDSISKSFDYRISNRIPIVVFNSHNDFQQNNIIDQYLPEGVGGVTELFKNRVLVPFEGDYEKFRHVIHHELVHAFMNDMYYGGSIQNIISRNITLIFPLWFSEGMAEFQSLDGLDKPTDMFMRDAVVNNYLPPLEYIGGYFAYRAGQSFFAWLADYYGEETIGELMNNIKGLGDVDAAFKETYKISLEKIGEKWQKELKKTYWPGISFREEVDDFSKQLTNHERDGGYYNVSPVISPNGNMFAFISNRDDLFDVFIANANTGEVIQKVINGSTGSDFEELQILTPGLSWSPDGRRLAVSVKAGDRDAIYIINVKSGDEKKLPVKSNNISYVTWSPNGDKLAYVGLTDRESDIYTYDLSTGSVENLTDDIFSEMSPTWSPDGKYIYFTSDRGDYVDKNMVPADFKMYDYEPTQEDIYKVEVQTGHVIRETNIPFSKQSYAQLSPDGDKMLYISDVNGISNLYLRHYDTTGAPIDKPITNSLNPLDQISVSKDGKKMLFVALNKGGYDIYSMNNPFERDIGMDKLVPTEYVMKKYGNVNSEGLVIKTNNTNDTMAQAPIVPEMDSTGLTTNDSLMTEDSTEIVKSDTVKGLYGNDIKLSFKDNKDEKVRTNYLDSLYKTNTNFKVADNTNDDGSYKIHNYKIKFTPDIVYGAADYSSYYGVQGTATIAFSDLLGNHRIQILTSMVIDLKNSDYAVGYYYLPMRLDLGAQLFHTARFLLYDRGLGFGDQLYRYRSFGLNLAASYPFSRFKRIDGGITAMHVSKENLDDSSEPIEEKNLFIPSMSFVHDNTLFDYITPVKGTRYNISALGTPKIGENGVGFVSGLLDYRTYFKIADGYSFALRFAGGASFGPNPMRFYIGGVPNWINRDFANNNIPISDIEEYVFSTPGLPLRGYDYDAKSGSRYALMNAELRFPIIRYLILGLLPIGFQNIEGVLFMDAGTAWSDSNPLQLFQDDASGKLVTRDLLTGFGIGTRAVFLNLPLMFDVAWSYNLDKFSAPKYYISIGFDF